The sequence below is a genomic window from Setaria italica strain Yugu1 chromosome IV, Setaria_italica_v2.0, whole genome shotgun sequence.
TTTTAAACACCATTGCGGTTGAATGATATAAAAAAACTACACAAGATATCTGATGTATATATTCAAGACTTTAAATAATATCGTTGTAGAGTGAAGATATCACATAATCATACCAACAATTCATATCGAAAACTCTATTTGTATGATATGAAATAATTGGCAGAacataaaggaaaaaaatatgttCATCATGATTTTACATGTTCACCTTTGAACATATTGATTTTAGAGTTACAAATTAAGTAATGTTTATATAGAAATCATGCATGTTTATCTAATATATCATGGTTTATCAATTTATCAGTTCCATATGATGTATGAATTCTATCTAAGAAATCTGCATAATTTATAAGCACTTCTAGAAAAACTTTTACGAACGCTTTGCCATATGGTTTCATAATTCCACGTGGTTTCTACCGAATATATTCCTTGTAAAATATGTTGAACAAGCCACTAAAGGGTCCTTAATTTTGATTATAAATAGTACCCAGCTATATTTACAGAATTTAGGTAAGATTAAGGAATTATGTAAAAAGTCCAATTTGCATCTGTGCATCAACAGCACCTGCCGTCCTGCTCGCCACACACATGTACCTTTCTACATCTTCCATAGGCTAACCGTCGTTGCCGCCAGATTATGTTGGCGCGCCCGCTAAATGCACATGCAATCAACACCGAAAATTTAACCGCCACGATTTTCATTAGCGCCAAAAAATTCAAGACAGCACCGACAGCCCACAGCATTAAAAAACTCAAATAATTACGGCACCAAGATCAGCGTTTTTTTACCACCACACCATCCAGCGCCCAAATTAAATTGAACACAGTATGCTTCCTTTTCCGGCGGCTGAGAGTGGCTGTCAATGTCGTGCCACGAAACAGCTTCCAGACCATCTGAGTATGGTGGTGCCATGAAGGGAGCGCAAGCAGCACCTGACTGCTGTGGAGTAGACAAGGGATTGTAGTCACGAGCTTGGCCAGGGAAGGAGATGCAGGGGCATCGTTGGCACCTGGGtccttggggggggggggtgcgcgCGAAAGAGCCGTCATTGAAATCATTGTTGACTTCTTCCTCCAAATCAGAGGCAAAGAAGAAGTCGGCACCCCTACCCACCTTCGAATCTTGAGCAAAATCGACTCCTTCATCAACCACAGCTCTGCGGTTCTGATCGCGGACATTAACCTAAAAACCATACCGCCCAACTGGTACGCGTCATCAAGTTTATCGTTGCACACCTCCTCGTCGGCTCCCCCAACAGCCCCCTTCCTCCTCGACACCCACCATCCATTGCGGGGTTTCTAGGGATTCCTCCGTGACTGCAGCTACATGGTGGATGCAGCGGTTATTGTGGGCGGATCTTGCGTTGATTTGTTGCAGGGACATAAGGAAGGCCGCGGATCGAGCTCCGATTCTATCTGCAGCAGGGAGTAGAACGGGCATTTGGGTTGACGAATTAGGGTGACGATCAATAATATCTCTTGTCATAATTCTAAATTTTTTTACTGTAATCATTGCACGGGTCCTATAATTCAAAATCGTTCATCACCGTTTTCAACAATTTATATGCAACTATCGTCTTAGGTTTGCAGTTTGGAATATAAGTGATAGATAATTTTTCATACATGGCAATTGGGGACACCGCCACCTGACTCTCTCTACTGTATTCGAATGTTGCGCAGTGACAACTTCTGGCAACAAGCTCACGATCCCTGCTAGTTGCGCCATACCAAAatgctgcggcgccggcgagtcAACCGGGCGTCACGTTATCAACCACGACAAAAACCGGCTGAGCACTCTGCTCCAGAGGTCCTCCGTCTCATCTGCGCCACCATCTGCGCCACCATCTGCGTTGGCAGTCCCCATCCCCAGGACGCCGCTATttccatttcctccagctccatCGGTGCGCCCCTTCCCCGGGATTCCATttccatttcctccagctccgTCGGCGCGCCCCTTCCCCGGGATTCCATttccatttcctccagctccgTCGGTGCGCCCCTTCCCCGGGATTCCATttccatttcctccagctccgTCGGCGCGCCCCTTCCCCGGGATTCCATttccatttcctccagctccgTCGGCGCGCCCCATCCCTGATACTTCATCTGCTCAAGCTCCGCGATCCTTCTTCCCCGGGATTCCACTTGCTCCAGCTCCGTCGGCACGCCCCTTTCCCGGGATTCCATttccatttcctccagctccgTCGGCGCGCCCCTTCCCCGGGATTCCATttccatttcctccagctccgTCGGCAGGCCCCATCCCTGATACTCCATCTGCTCAAGCTCCGCGATCACATCATTTCTTCCCCGGGATTCCACTTACTCCAGCTCCGTCGGCACGCCCCTTTCCCGGAATTCCGTTTCAATTTCCTCCAGCTCCGTCGGCACGTCCGCCCTTTCCCGGGATTCCATTTCCTCCAATCTCAGTTTCTCCGGTAGCGCCGCCAGCAGAGCCGCCGGCCGTGACGATCCCGGACAGCTCCGGGGCGTACCTCGACACGCTGGAGTTCGTGGTCACCGTCGGCTTTGGAACGCCGGCCCGGGCGTACGCTGTCGTGTTCGACACCGGAAGCGACGTGTCGTGGATCCAGTGCCAACCGTGCTCCGGGCACTGCTACAAGCAGCACGATCCCATCTTCGACCCGGCCAAGTCCTCCACCTACGCCGCCGTCCCCTGCGGCCACCCGGAGTGCAAGGCCGCCGGCGGGCAGTGCGACAGTAACGGCACCTGTACCTACAAGGTCGAGTACGGCGACGGCTCGTCCACCTCCGGGGTCCTATCCCACGAGACACTGTCGCTCACGTCCTCGAGCGCTCTCCACAGCTTCGTGTTCGGCTGCGGCGAGAACAACCTCGGCCCGTTCGGCGACGTCGACGGGCTGATCGGCCTCGGCCGCGGCCAGTTCTCCCTGTCCTCGCAGGCCGCCTCGTCGCTGGGCGCCACCTTCTCGTACTGCCTGCCGTCGCACAACGGCACGCAGGGGTACCTCACCATCGGCTCGACGCCGGTGTCCGACAAGGCCGCGTACACGGCGATGGTGCAGAAGCCGGACTACCCGTCCTTCTACTTCGTCGAGCTCGTCTCCATCGACATCGGCGGGTACGTCCTGCCGGTACCGCCGACAGTGTTCACGAGCGCGGGAACGCTTCTCGACTCCGGCACGATCCTCACCTACCTCCCGGAGCAGGCGTACGCCCTGCTCCGGGACCGGTTCAAGTTCACCATGAAGCAGTAcaagccggcgccgccgacggacATCCTCGACACCTGCTACGACTTCACGGGCCAGAGGGCGATCTTCATACCGGCCGTCTCGTTCAAGTTCAGCGACGGCGCCGTGTTCGACCTCGACTTCTTCGGGGTCCTGCTGTTCCCGGACGAGGCGACGGCGATCGGGTGCCTCGCGTTCGCGGCGAGGCCTCCGACGATGCCGTTCAACATCGTCGGCAACACGCAGCAGCGGTCGGCCGAGGTGATCTACGATGTCGCTGCGGAGAAGATCGGGTTCGTCCCGGCCAGTTGCTGAGATCGATGGTTGTAGGTTGGAGAAATAAGCGAAGAGCGACGTGTGTTGGATGTATTTTGTTCTGTTCGATATGGTTCCAACTAGAAATAAGATGAACCTtctgcaaaaatatatttttcgcTTTGGGCTGTTCAATAATTCCTGTGCCGTATCGGCCGCGTGTTGAATGCCTGTAGTAGTGGTTCGAGAATACGCCGGTACTGTTCTACATCACAAGTTTTTCATATGGTCAAGGTTTGGTATATGAAGAGACAACACGTGGATACACATGAGCGGTTCCCCTCACAAAAGTTTTAAGTTGTTACGAATTTGATTTTTGCCTTCGGTTTGATTCAGCCGACTACCTTGTACCAAAAcgataatatttttttcatacgACATTGAAACGAGGCATTCTCTGATGCATTGGAAAACTAAAGACGCATCAGGTCCAAGCTCCAGAAGTCTCGCGGATCATTCTGTATCGTCATAACAAGATGTCACGTCACCAATTTTACGTCGTGTCGGGCCTTGTAACATGTCGGGCCTTAACCACACGTCATAACAAGATGTCACGTCACCAATTTTAGATCGTGTCGGGCCTTGTAACATGTCGGGCCTTAACCACACGTTGCTGGCATCGCCTGTTTGCCCTTAACACTACCTCACCCCTTTTTCATATTAACTCAGTAGTTACCGTATTAGACACTCGGGTTTGTTTAGTTATAGTTTTGCAGTGATAAACATATGTAATTGTAGCGTAGCGACAAGTTCTTTTACTAATCCATGacatctatttttttcttctcgaCTGTGGTGATTAGTCATTTTAAGATCGTGTTATTTCACTTTCTTGCTTGTTTTCGTCGATTTGCTTACAGGTAAAATCTTTTTGTCAAGATTAATCAAATTGTGCTTGGTTAATAACCAACAAAATAGCTAACAATTGAAGGGATTTGAATAGTGTCTAAGCGAGAGAAGTGCTtccttggccgccccaactgaGCGCACCCCGGGTCCTTACCTGCGCTAGCTTTGCCGAGCACTACGCCGCTCCATGTCAGCCGCTGCGTCACCTGTTTGCATGCTGTTGACACCAATTTTTGACCAAAGTGAACCGAAGAGGATAAGGTCCTGAcagccgatgaaggagagagaaggagccCAGTGACTATTTCGCATTGACCAAGACTAGCCGCAGGTGACCAGGGTTCCAGAAGCCAATAGAAGACCGGTGGAGGTCCGATCCAAATTGAAATTGACTccaccaaaaaagaaaaaatgtggAGGTGTAAATTTAGTAGTTTTTAATTAGTTGTAACAGTTCACGTCATgatcgactaggattttaggttgctccagggtataaatataaacacatgagccttgtaatgaataatcatcaatcactTAATACAACCTTTCAGCGTCACGCCGCCAAAAttctaggagtaggagtagagtagttttGACAAGTTCCTTCTTGCGCGCACGATTGCATCagcttcgatctcaggcgaccttgtaagtaccgtcacctggtcattacgacctctatcagaactttctaagttaagtcttatattatGATATacggttgtgtggctagttatcgagttatgtTAGATTGCAAGTATAACTTTATAGGGTTTGTCCAATATTCCGTTTGTCTTTGAcattgctcacagttatcgagttgtttggttttattaagttgcatcgtatTGATCTCTTAGTTATATCAAGCGCTCACAGTTATTGAACAGCTTAGATATCGTTAGGTTATCTTCATTGGCTCCTTGACCTTGTTTAAGTGTTCACTAGTTATCTGATCGTATCAGCTGGTTAGATCTTGCATACTTTTTAttgctttacatatgctaggtccgatagatctttactcctgcccctcgtattgctagctGTCGGATCCCTAACATCAGAAcgctactgttgagagccgatgcatcGCCTGGGTATCATCCATATCTCACAAAAGCGTGATGACATCATCGAGCCGATAAGTGCGCGTATGAGGCCTTGCTACCGCAAGCTTGTCTGTTAATTTAATGAGCTGAAGTTGAtgtcctctcattcgtgttaccttgtctaagttcaatgcACTTAccatgacattaattagatttgttagcttaattagcttgtaagcggtaggcaagaagTCCTTGTTTGGTGTGTTCTAATCTCttagattaatagattgatATCAATAccctctcattcatgttaccttgtctaagttcaatacacttatcaagacattgactagCTCTGTTAGTTTATCTAATGCGCGCATGGTGAACAAGGGCTCCTTTATGGCTTCAAAAgctttatcttagcccgtcggctcatatagcggatggcacatgccattaatgcttcATTTAGTTAcaccgcatgattacattgaatatctatttattgtggtgtttattccaagaacacctacccatgagttcgaaaggcttcaCCGCTTAttggctcaggaatttaatgtttaccttgtcaattttcaggtcaaattgactagcacACCTTGCACCACTTGCGAGATCTTcaggtcctccgtgttgttcaacgcaaAAGTCTGAAGTCTAGTTTTTGCATCAACACGCtcttggcacgcccagtgggaccaacaATCAACAACCGTCATTAGTGCTCGTCGTTGCCTCAACTTCGACCAGATGGCCGGTGAGCCTGTTGATGACCAAGCTGATCCTTAGGCTCCcaaggtgtcggtgttttagaccggcaacccgcctagggggtaccctaggtggtctttagtgcggtaagggccgtcgagaatcaaggagttaatggtgatgcaagaaacacgatttagacaggttcaggccgctagatcgcataataccctatgtcctgtgtgttgattgtattgaactcggGTGAGTTCAGGGAGTTGTTTTTGAGGGGGTCcatgcccgcccttatatactcgggagggaaGGGTCACCAAGGACAAACAAGctcaccgagttgagcgtggtggaaaccgcacacgtttcttctctgCAACATGTGGCTGAGTATTCGGCGCCGCAAGAGCAGCCGCTGGCACCGTCTTCTCGCCAAGAACTGGGAAACATGAAGTCAAGACCACAATACATTTCAGACTAACACAGCTAGTCGCGAGAGAAAGCTtaccactagcaatcacattGGACAACAAAGAGCCAATAACAACTACTGGCGACACCTTCTTCGCTACTCCCGCAGGCAATCCCAGGATTGCCTGGTCAGCAGCCGGCAGAGCGTTAGCTGACGGAGCCTGTGCggttagctcgggggctacttcagCATCCGCTGGTGGCACCTCCTCCGGCACCTACTCAACAGATGCGATACCAACGCCCGGGTCAGTCACGACTACTTCtccagaagcagcctcatcatcaccaattGCCACATCGACAGCTTTTTGAACACGACAAAGTAATGACAAGATTGCACGATCAAGTCTATCAGCTACAATCGAGTAcacggctacataccttggcaccatGAGACTTCTCAAGAGTTGCAGCAGACTTAGAAgtagacatcttgcggactactctgcgtttcttcacaggaggagagggctcgccCTCTGACTCCTCAATGATAGTTTCTTCTttcgactgcgccaagtagtcggcaagaactcgggactgcAAAAAACAAGTTGATATTTAAAACAAATATCGCAAAggtcaaaaagtacaagtcaagtacaaggacataccacttctggctcataccaggcatcatactgccgaagagctgcagggattactggtactccctaaTAGTTcttgaagaacttggccagcagcgcctccatgtcatcgtcagatatatcctcatcggacatacgcgatggatccttaaaacctgtgtactcactcccCGAGTGAGTCCGTTTCTGAAGCAgctgaactcttctcttcagaaaactggccgccacattaatCCCAGTGAGACCAAGTGCTTTCAATTCGGTAATCTGTTGCAGCAAATGGTCAAGCTCTGGGGTatcttcgggttcgctcacccagttctctacATGCTCCGGCGTGTGACCAGTaaccaccggcaagcgaggatcatggttcccaacatagaaccaccttttcttccactccccatgggagtcagtcaaattgtactcaatatacgtgcccgagttcctgagttggaacccggaacctccaaagacctctgtcctaactgcactaggctgaggtttacagcggaacaatttcctaaacagctcaaggctcggaggaactcccaagtagacttcgcagaggtgtacgaaaattgacatatgcagtacaccattgggattcaagtgaacaagttgaagcttgtagtactcgaggatacctctgaagaagtcggaggtaggcacggccaATCCTCTCTCTacgaagtgtgcaagcatcactgtctcgccgGGGTGTTGCTCGAACTGCCATGCATTTGCAAAAGTAGGGCGCCACTCAAGTACCTCCATcgtctgcagaagcttggcatcgactagcgcctgcatggcctcctccttcatcaccgaatgctgccacatcgctccaggcggtggcggcgcagtctggttcgtcggccccaccttgggcgccggcagcaccagctccttccccttcttggatttcaccTTACCCGCCGCtagagccttgccttggatcttctcgggtttcttgcccatcttcttggtgcgcatacGATGATTTCAACCTTAGCAAAATGCACCcaccctcggatctctctcgaagaacagcaatggcggcggcagcacttGGCAATCGTAATGGCGGAGGAAAACAGGAATGGAAAAGTaggggaagaagagaaacagatTTGGCTATAGTGGGgtgtaaacctaaccgaaagggggccctccagttatatctccgTCACCTTCGGATTctaagcgtcagttacgcaacgggtGGATTTCAAGCAGATTAATTGCTTTAAACACCctacggctactcttttcaataggttgttgaccacttcaatgacaaaaatcgcctagtgctcgggggctgcgggtaccgtacccgatggtcagattTTTCCTTTTCAGATTTCTGagggtaaaacagtcaaaaagcaagattgaccctaagcctaactcttcgactcaacctaggcgggttgccggtctaaaacaccgacagtcggTTACGTACCGGAGTCATCATCTAGCACGACCTTCTTGTATTGTTGGTGCAAAAGGCAACTTAAGAAAGGCAGGCAGCAAAAGAACCACGAGATGGATAATATAATTAGATTACACTTACATGATGCTCTTTTTCACCCGAAACTTGGGACGAAAGGGTGGTGGCGGCACCAACACATCTTCACTCGGTCTCCCCCCGCGGATCTCCACCTTACGCTTCTCCTTGATCCGCTCCGCATTAGTCGCGGtcgtctcaaggagctcggcctTTTTCTTCTTGGAAGCCGGGCTCAATGAGTCGAACTCCTAGTCCACTTCGCTGGTCGATCCGTTCGTGAAGTCAATGCTTGGAGTAGTCTTTTCTTTCCTCCCAaccaccttcttcctcttaaCGCTCGGCTTGTAAGATTTAGAGGCGGGAAGTTTCCTCATGGCCTGTCATGTTCGGTGTCCAACTTGCACGGAGTCCTCAGCCCCACCACCCTCATTTGGCGCATCCTCGTCTGACCCCGCAATGGAGGAGTCTGACTCCCAATCAAGGGCAGTAGGGGGCTGGTCGGACTTGGTTGTTGGGCGGATCATGGGTCGCTGCTGCTCAGCTCCTCTGAAAAGTGGTGCTGAACAGAAGAACTCAGACTCACAGCTTTGGTCAATCAACATGATTGGTCAAAGAAAACGCAAAAGCAAAGCAGGAAAGCCAAAATGATGTAATTAAGATCTTACCGGGTCGGCTAGCCTCTTGAGGGAGTACGCCTTGAGGTagcacttgttcttgatgacagCATCGAAGAACTCGCATACCCAATAGGcaacttcttccttcatcacctTTCGTTGTGCCTCTCGAGTCGGATCGAGCAGCCTCGAGTACTCATACGCCAGGTGAACCCTGTCCTTGATCGGCTGCGTTAGCCTCCAACAAAAGTTGATGCTCACAGCCCCGGTTGTGAGCCCACGACCTCTTAGGTCGGTAATTTCCTTCAACAACCACTTCACCTGAACCATCTCCGTGGAGGTCGGCTTGTTCGACCACTTCGGCATTGTCACGGGTGCATATCCAAGGCGGGGTGGCAGCTCGGGCTTCTGATTGGCAATAAGAAACCATTCCTTGTGCCACCCATTGTTTGAGTCCTTGAGCTTCAAATCAAAGTACTCCTGGACCATCTTCGGCTGCAGCGAAAATCCACAACCACCGATCAATCTCGGCTTCCCCTTGGTCGACACAACTTTCAATTAGCAGAGATATTTCCACAGTTTCGCAAAGGTGGATAAAAGCTGCGATGTCC
It includes:
- the LOC101771487 gene encoding aspartyl protease family protein At5g10770, which codes for MASHRSLVRLLVLCLLCVASLAAKRRYLSVSLDELLSSKAHVDCPPTKKSVTTSGNKLTIPASCAIPKCCGAGESTGRHVINHDKNRLSTLLQRSSVSSAPPSAPPSALAVPIPRTPLFPFPPAPSVRPFPGIPFPFPPAPSARPFPGIPFPFPPAPSVRPFPGIPFPFPPAPSARPFPGIPFPFPPAPSARPIPDTSSAQAPRSFFPGIPLAPAPSARPFPGIPFPFPPAPSARPFPGIPFPFPPAPSAGPIPDTPSAQAPRSHHFFPGIPLTPAPSARPFPGIPFQFPPAPSARPPFPGIPFPPISVSPVAPPAEPPAVTIPDSSGAYLDTLEFVVTVGFGTPARAYAVVFDTGSDVSWIQCQPCSGHCYKQHDPIFDPAKSSTYAAVPCGHPECKAAGGQCDSNGTCTYKVEYGDGSSTSGVLSHETLSLTSSSALHSFVFGCGENNLGPFGDVDGLIGLGRGQFSLSSQAASSLGATFSYCLPSHNGTQGYLTIGSTPVSDKAAYTAMVQKPDYPSFYFVELVSIDIGGYVLPVPPTVFTSAGTLLDSGTILTYLPEQAYALLRDRFKFTMKQYKPAPPTDILDTCYDFTGQRAIFIPAVSFKFSDGAVFDLDFFGVLLFPDEATAIGCLAFAARPPTMPFNIVGNTQQRSAEVIYDVAAEKIGFVPASC